In the genome of Acanthopagrus latus isolate v.2019 chromosome 17, fAcaLat1.1, whole genome shotgun sequence, the window TGATTTGGGAGCTGCAGTTTTGATGTCGTTCCCAGCTCAGTGAATCAACATGAAGCCCCTCACGCCAATTGGATCGCCCTCTCCTCTGAGGCTCCTCAACAAGGGTCCAGACTACCTGCGCAGGCAGATAGATTGCGGAAGCCAAGGCCGCTCAATAAGTGCTGTGGAGAGACTTGAGGCAGACAAAGCCAAATATGTGAAGAGCCAGCAGGTGATCAACACCAAACAGGAGCCTGTACTGGTGCCCTGTGCCACGCCACCTCCACAGCCCCGGCGAGCCATCTCTGTCCCAGGTAGTCTGACGCCTCATCTTCCTCCACGGCGTTCATCCAACACTCCCTTCTCAACTCTCTCCGGCTCCTTCACCTcaagagatgaaaatgaaaacgatGACTCCAGGAAGGAGAACAGACGGACCTCCGTTGACGTCGAGGCACATAACAGGAGCAACGTGAAGAATGCGATGCCTCCCATCCCCAAGACTCCTGGAAATCTCAGCCTGGTAGCGCCACACAGTGCGCCTGTGCTCAGAAGAAGTACAGGCAAGCGCATGCTCCGGCCGGACTCCCTCCTGATTTACAGGCAGAAGAAAGAGTGCAAGAGCCCCAGTGTTGCAGCAATTGGAGAGAACGGCAACATGGAGGTGAAGGGCTACAGCTTTGTCCGTCGCCTCTTCCAGGGCTCCATGAGGGAGAAAAGTGGGGGAGGCGAGGGCAGAATCCAGAAGATGGTGATCGGTGAAGAGAAAGCACCATCGCGGGACGGCGACTCCCGCATGTCGTGGACCAATGACAAAGACGCTCCAGATGGTGGGCCAGGGAGCAGGAGGTCGAGTAAAACAGACCAAGAACGCAGCCCGGGGTCGATCCCCAGCCCTGGGTTGAGCCCAAGGCTTGAACGAACAAAGAATGGATTTACAAATGGTACCAGCGATGGAGTTAATGGTATCACCAACAGCAACCACTCAGGTGATCATGATGATGAGAATGACCCATGGAGGCGGGCGTCTCCCCCGCCTGTACCCAGACGGAAGTTTGGGGAGCTGCAGCGCTCTAAGTCGGACTTGCGCCTGCGCTGCTCGGCGGCGTTATCCGAGCAGGAGCATTTCTTTGACTTCTGCGGGCTGGACGGGGACATGATTGAGCGTCTGGGTCGAGAGAACTTCCTCTCCGGCGCCAGCTCCATAGACACACTGTCATTGGCCCTCCGCAGCGTGGGCGGGGACGGCTGCGGCGGCTCCGAGCCCAGCGAGTTCTCCCGGCACTCGGGAGACGGGCTGTTTCAGGAGGAGCTGACCGAGCAGCTTCCCACCGGCGTGTCGATCATTGAGAGAAACGCTCGGGTCATCAAGTGGCTTTACGGGTGTAAGAACGCTGCTCGAGAGGGACCCAAAGAGTCTACTGTTTAATAAAAGGGACAAGGAACCATTTGCCATGAACAGCAGAGAGTCTGAAGGTTTCTGATAAGAAATTAAATCAGGGGATCCGTACATCTGTCCCCAGAGATAAGAAACTAATCAGTGAAATCACCCGGTGTAGCAGCGTTTCCCGTCGTGCAGATATTTGCTGCTGAAACTCACCATAAACCTAAAGTCAAAGCATTGAATCGTCACTGGATTGTACTTGAATTTCAAAAACTACATTCAGTATTAGCTCGCAGCATTGCTTTGATGcctcacagaagaaaaaaagtcgCTGAATGACACCGACTTTGGGTTCGTTTCAGCTGTTAATGTCTGCACGTAGGGTTGTTTCGTGGCACATGATTACCTTTGGTCCCTCGTCTTCAACTCCAAAGAAACTGTTTCCTCAAATGAGCGGACAATAACTGCCTCTAGTTATCTCCTGTCAAATTGATATGTTGTATTTATAGATCCTATGGAAGTATTGTGTGGGTATAGACTGACCTTACTGGCAAATGGAACCATTTCTCcaagcaaaatgttttgtcatctgtgtatgtatgtgtgtgtgtttgtgtgtgtgattgtgtttggaGTGAACGTCGATGTCCTCTCCATTTGTAGCTTTTGTTTCAGTCGAGCCGGATTCAGAACTGAGCTGAAATCAGCCCCCATGTGAGCCCATCACAAGGCACATAAGTGTATGTTCGTCAGGACACAGCGGACACAGTGTCAGCGTCCTTGACACCGACACTCTCACttaatgattaaattaaaatggaaaaccACTaagctatgttttttttctaaactggAAAAACTGTTGTGCGAGTGTGAAGTGAACCGTGAGTACCTCATTCGGATCTGTCCCAGTTTagtttgtgttgctttttttctttcttttttttttttacttaaacgCAGGCGTTGGAACAAACATGCGAGGCACCCCTGTGGGGTTGTTAATGCACTGAactggacagagagacagagacagagagaaaataaacgGTAGAGATGTAGCTTTTTACTCCTGATGGAGATTCATCTCATATAACATTAAACACTGAGCTAGATTCAAAGGAGCATCGAGGCGGAGGAAGACAAGGAGAGTCGTGCCTGGccagtcatttttaattttcatctcATTGTCTCATCTCTAACGAGGGTCAATTCTCACACACTATACACTGACCAATCATAACATGTGACACAGGTATTGATTACCATGCTAATGTTAAGTGTTCACATCTGTGAAACCTGCGGCGATGACAAACGGGGGAAGATTCCTGGGAGAGCAAAACTGGTAAAAGAATATTTCTCACAAAGAAGTTTCCAACAATTagaaaaagattaaataaaataatacgTTCACCTCCAAAAGTGAAAGGAGCTCAGCATGTCAAGGCCttgc includes:
- the si:ch211-107n13.1 gene encoding protein FAM110C; this encodes MKPLTPIGSPSPLRLLNKGPDYLRRQIDCGSQGRSISAVERLEADKAKYVKSQQVINTKQEPVLVPCATPPPQPRRAISVPGSLTPHLPPRRSSNTPFSTLSGSFTSRDENENDDSRKENRRTSVDVEAHNRSNVKNAMPPIPKTPGNLSLVAPHSAPVLRRSTGKRMLRPDSLLIYRQKKECKSPSVAAIGENGNMEVKGYSFVRRLFQGSMREKSGGGEGRIQKMVIGEEKAPSRDGDSRMSWTNDKDAPDGGPGSRRSSKTDQERSPGSIPSPGLSPRLERTKNGFTNGTSDGVNGITNSNHSGDHDDENDPWRRASPPPVPRRKFGELQRSKSDLRLRCSAALSEQEHFFDFCGLDGDMIERLGRENFLSGASSIDTLSLALRSVGGDGCGGSEPSEFSRHSGDGLFQEELTEQLPTGVSIIERNARVIKWLYGCKNAAREGPKESTV